A section of the Hevea brasiliensis isolate MT/VB/25A 57/8 chromosome 17, ASM3005281v1, whole genome shotgun sequence genome encodes:
- the LOC131175561 gene encoding probable terpene synthase 6 produces MLYFSFLSSWRKMEMQPHLHPNTDQTKILSVFPPPVWDSYSFTSFSLLDSEYESWTRRVETLKEKVKDMLMADASNPIKKIELINLLCRLGLSYHFEREIEEQLIHIFNWVPQLFDENDYDLYTTALLFQVLRQHGFKMTCDVFKKFKDSNGEFKKSIIKDVRGILSLYEASFMSVHGEDILDEALEFTRSHLESLAMQSKPHYSERIKNALILPFHKGVPRVEAWQYICFYEKEESPNEFLLEFAKLDFNRVQLLQREELKVMARWWKDLNLAEKLPYARDRLVEIYFWACSIQFEPHLALSRMMMAKYLKMISLADDTCDAYATMKEVNAFTDAIERCSIDATDELPDYMKVFYKELLNLFEETENIASKEGRSYCAYYVKEEFKNLLRSYRMEAQWFNEGYVPTFDVHLQNGSESSSYGLIVAAGFIGMEKIAGIKEYQWLQSNPKIVKALKVLGRLENDIVSHQAEQKRGDSASSVECYMKEHDVLEKKAVEEILKICANAWKDINEECMKPTALPSPILQLLVNLARITEVFYRLDDSYTNPSSVKDKITALLLEPLPLQDQVNI; encoded by the exons ATGCTATacttctccttcctttcctcctGGCGAAAAATGGAAATGCAACCTCATTTACACCCAAACACTGACCAAACCAAAATTCTCTCAGTGTTCCCTCCTCCTGTGTGGGATTCTTACAGCTTTACTTCTTTTTCTTTGCTGGACTCA GAATATGAATCGTGGACTAGACGGGTGGAAACGCTCAAAGAAAAGGTCAAAGACATGTTAATGGCTGATGCAAGTAATCCGATCAAGAAAATTGAATtgattaacttattatgccgtCTTGGTTTATCATATCATTTTGAGAGGGAAATTGAAGaacaattaattcatatttttaacTGGGTTCCTCAACTCTTTGATGAAAATGATTATGATCTCTACACTACAGCTCTCCTTTTTCAAGTCTTGAGACAACACGGATTCAAAATGACTTGTG ATGTGTTCAAGAAATTCAAGGACAGCAATGGAGAGTTCAAGAAGAGCATCATCAAAGATGTGAGAGGCATTCTCAGCTTGTATGAAGCAAGTTTTATGAGTGTGCATGGAGAAGATATTCTCGATGAAGCTCTTGAATTTACAAGGTCACACCTGGAGTCATTGGCTATGCAATCAAAACCCCATTATTCTGAACGTATAAAGAATGCTCTGATCCTTCCGTTTCACAAGGGAGTACCCAGAGTAGAGGCATGGCAATACATCTGTTTCTATGAAAAAGAAGAATCTCCAAATGAATTCCTACTCGAATTTGCAAAATTAGATTTCAATCGAGTGCAATTATTGCAGAGAGAGGAGCTCAAGGTGATGGCAAG GTGGTGGAAAGACTTAAATCTTGCAGAGAAACTTCCCTATGCAAGAGACAGACTTGTGGAAATCTATTTCTGGGCGTGTTCCATTCAGTTTGAGCCTCATCTTGCTCTTTCAAGGATGATGATGGCCAAGTATTTGAAAATGATATCACTAGCTGATGACACATGCGATGCATATGCTACAATGAAGGAAGTCAACGCCTTCACAGATGCTATCGAGAG GTGCAGTATTGATGCTACTGACGAACTGCCAGATTACATGAAAGTTTTCTACAAGGAATTACTGAATCTTTTTGAGGAAACAGAGAATATTGCGAGTAAGGAAGGAAGATCCTACTGTGCCTATTACGTAAAAGAAGAA TTTAAAAACTTGTTGAGATCCTATCGCATGGAGGCACAGTGGTTTAATGAAGGGTATGTGCCAACATTTGATGTTCATTTGCAAAATGGTTCTGAGTCAAGCAGCTATGGCTTAATTGTAGCAGCAGGCTTTATAGGAATGGAAAAGATTGCAGGGATCAAGGAATATCAGTGGCTTCAAAGTAACCCAAAAATTGTCAAAGCTCTCAAGGTACTTGGGCGTCTTGAGAACGACATAGTATCCCACCAG GCTGAGCAAAAGAGAGGAGACTCTGCTTCATCGGTAGAGTGCTACATGAAAGAACATGATGTTTTAGAAAAGAAGGCTGTGGAAGAGATTCTTAAAATTTGCGCAAATGCATGGAAGGACATCAACGAAGAATGCATGAAGCCAACTGCTCTGCCAAGTCCTATTCTCCAATTGTTGGTTAACCTTGCTCGAATAACAGAGGTTTTTTACAGACTTGACGACTCCTACACCAACCCATCAAGTGTGAAAGATAAAATTACAGCATTGCTTCTGGAGCCACTTCCTTTGCAAGACCAAGTTAATATATAA